tccatctgttcatccgtccgtccatccatccatccatccatccatctatctgtctatccatccatccgtccatctgttcatccgtccgtccatccatccatccatccatctgtctatccatccatccgtccatctgttcatccatccatccatccaaattttaaataaaaattaaaaataaatatattttcattttgttttgaagtctaggtttgtttattttttattttattcaattaatAAATAGTCTTTATTGTCcttccatctttattttatctttattcaTTATGTactgacatctctgaattcaataatgaaatgcctttaactgaaaattgagtgtttaatcttatcattatacattactgacactctatcctcctatttgatactgttacgtgctttgacacaatctgtattgtaaaagcgctatataaataaaggtgacttgacttgatttgacaTGTCCATTAATTTTgcgcttttgtcattttattagtatataaatatttgttaaataaataaatctaattaaaataattaaaatatattgtcatTTTGTCTAAGTCTTAAAGACGCAATTTCtcttctatattttatttaatgaattatacAGTTGCCTTATTGTCCTTCCATCTGAAATGATTGTGTGAatcttttctttaaataaatgtattcattatatactgtatataaatgatGTGTCTGGTGtagaccagtgttattttacttgtttatttatatactattatagaatttattaacattttgaattagcttttaattatatattttcagttttaattttaattttagtttgttttagtcattttgttatgagcttgtcattttttatatatatatatatatatatatatatatatatatatatatatatatatatatatatatatatatatatatatatatatatttctcattagcttttatttatttttatttcagttttagtcattttaaaactTCAACTTTTACAATTTCAGTTTGTTGCCAAAGGTAACATTTCTCAATTTCTTTTAAGtgtttcatctaatatttatatttgacttTATTACAGCAATAACACTGAGTTTTACTGGTATCAACACGGTGTCAGACACActttgctctgtgtgtgtgtgtaaacctcATCACACCTTTGCCCTGGTTTTACAGGTATTTCACCACAAAAGTGCTGATGGCATGAGTTGGACAGCGAGGCCCGACCCGATCACCAGTGCTATCTTATCTGGTGAAAGTGGTTTGTTCTAACAGGTTTCACACTGGTTATTAGTGGTGTGGGATGCTGCTTTAGTCCAATCACAGACACTTCTGCTGCGTCTCCTCGTGGACTCTTGGCCTGGTTTACAGGCTCCGGCACACGCTGGCATAGGTTTGGAGTTTTGGGAAATACTGTCTGCTGAAATCATGTTTCAATGAATTTAATAATTCTGGTTCCTAcctaataaaaatgctaaatagaACTGAGACTGGAAACAGAAATGCTACATGAACAGTCAGAAAGGCCTTGTTCTGTTTACTGAATTCTCTGTCTGACTTGTTTAGGTTTCTGATTCTCATGCCTGCTGTGAGATTTCGTACCTGACAAGAGCTTATGTTTGAGAATGGCTTCTTTGATGAGATCGTAGGACACCAGTTCAGTGCAGTTGACCAGGGCGTTTCTTGTGATGTTGGGGAGCGTTCCTGTACAAAAACACATCAGATATAAAGAAGATATTCATTAGAGTCATCAGTGCTGCTGCAGATTAAACAAAGACAGAGCTggcatgacaaaaacacatgcTTCTAATGATATATACCTCCAACCGCATGGCAACCAATCAATAAATcctaacactttacaataaggtgtcatttattaacattaatgtgttaactaacatgaacaaacaatgaacaatgcattcattacactatttattaatctttgttaatgttagttaatgaaaatacaagtGTTTATTcttgttagttcacagtgcattaactaatgttaacaaacacaacttgtgattttaataatacattaataaatgctgaaattaacattaactaagattaataaaggCTGTAGacgtattgttcattcttagttcatgtttactaatgttgttaactaatgaaccttattgtaaagttttaccCAATTAATGTATtggccaaaatatattttgaatatacaCTAAACCTTAAggaattttttttgtcaaattgagattatattttctaaaatatagtACTTGTACAAAATTAGTATTTTTTCTCAATATGAATATACTtagaaagcatttttttaaaaatggccaaactcaaaaatataatttttgtttaatatgaaTGTATACaatattatgaatgaatgaatatgaataataatctataaaaaattattctattttacattttattatttttatgtataataattctatataattctttcttttatttaaatatattttaactagtggtgggcatagattaatttttttaatctagattaatctcactgtaatcttggaattaatctagattaatctagattaaaatggctcatttgaattctgccaagtagatcagaataagttcactagtaaacaactagcagtcatcaagaagcAAACATAATATGGTGGTAATTCGTGGTGTCGTGGTAATTAATAggctaattaattaaattaaattatgtaatttaaaattacataagGTAGCCTACCTAAAGGCTTTTGCGTTTTTTcccgacataaaaataaaggggatttaatattgataataacattgaagacattgtatgattattccttaaagataaggttttaatagttttagtagtagtagcctagtacgttctgcccaatgtcttcaagtgaaaccgaacttttattttgacgggttgccgtgaggatagtttttctcaaatgaaacgctcgaatgctcatgaagtaactctcagagcagttctggagatgttgttcatgtatttatgtcctcatttagtgagacgacagacgttaatatcaccgcaaggGTCTTgtgcttctgtatgagtaaacaaacccgcgcgtctgcgccatacattaacacagagacacgcagaagtcatatttaaatagacgttttgcggattaatatttacaaataggagtgggagtgtgctcacttgtgtgtgcgcttacttgtttgtgtgtgtgtgtgtgtgtgtgtgcgaaccgggcggaactccgctgtgctgATACAGAGAGCGCTACCATGTAAAGTAGAGACATAAATGACACGCCGTcctgtaaataagataaataacataaggctatttagtttgtttaataaaagaacaaggtatacacctgttctatagggaaggtaacattgaatgacttcttttgtggtctggcactatagagaaaataaaattaaataaaatcaacttgaccttcaagggggCGGGGTGCCGTTGGGCCgcccctaaaataatggtaggggaaacactgagatttccattgggaagcttcttaaaataaattttcctgaagcaaacccgcggcttcatagctgcatccatgttagtacatatacacacaggttcaagaCTGCtcgcccctacagtgcaattctgctaggtatacatccgctaaaatatcgaggtgaaagtcatcatagcttgcgtagtatagacccagctcccaacccaactttgagaatagattaacagcgatattttttttagcgcccgataagagtctcacgttaacgcagcacgttaacgccgataacggcccaccactaattttaacatatattttatatatttattctgtGTCAGTTTGGATGCTGCCATTCAGGACAGCTGCATATGAAGAAAGATAATAGCAAAATTGCAAACTAAATtttgatacagtaaaactgtataaaaaccccaaacactgtaaaacaacaacaacaacaatcttTATTGGTATTAATGGTTCCaagaagaacctttaacatccatggaatctttccattccacaaaagatTCTTCATAGTGGAAAAAGATGTTCTTCATAGGTTCTTTTGAGAACTGTTAagtgaaaggttctttgtggaaccaaaaattcCACAAATTCCAGTGTGattaaaatgaacagaaaaccCACCTTTCCACAATCCCCGGAGCCCCTCGTGCTGGAAGATCTGTCTGTAGGCCTGCATGGTGCCGTTGTAGCGTCTGCCCACCCCCTGCAGGTTCATCTGGGCCTGGAAACGCACCTTCACCACATCTGTGGGCTGAGCCACGGACACGGCCATCGCTCCGGTGGTGCAGCCCGCCAGGATCCTGATGCCCACATTGGGGTCTAAAATGCAAAAACGACCAGTCCATAAACAAGAGACCCCTACACTTTCATTCAAGAATCGGCTTTGTCCTTCATCCCATTCTCGTTCTTGTCTGGGAGAAACAGCTGAGATCATGTTTCTGTCTAATAAACTCACTGTCTTTGCCGCGCATGTAGAAGCTCTTGACGTTGTCGTAGAGGCCGATTCGTATGGAAGCGAAGGCCATCTGTCTCTGAAGCCCGGCGACCAGGCCGTTGTAGAGCGAGCGCGGCCCCTCCGTTCTCACCATGGTGCTGATGGTCCCAAACACCCCTCTGTACCGGATGCCTTTAGCTGCGCCCGTCACCGCCTTCTCTCCCTGGATCTGGAGGAAAACATGGAAAACACAGAGAGATTGTGATGCGAGTAAACCAGAGAGATTATACTGCTGCTGTATAACATAGTTACAAGTgtgtaataataatcaaataaattaaaaatgataatactactttaaaaaatatataatttaataataatcttgTTTTTGCCAAgatatagatttaaaaaaatgtctatcAAAATTACTAACAATTacccatttaaaaatattttttttaaataaaggatATTTAATAGAAATGAATATAATAgatcatatatttattataaaacataatatttaatatacaatatttaaatagattattggtgcaaaaaatatagtaatgtattataatatgatatttaatACAACCAAATTATATTCAGAAAcagattatatattataatatattaaataaaatataataaaaaaattatatacaacattaaatataatttaatacactCATATTCAGAActtactttaaatatatattttgaaatattaataataaacaattccTGACAACTAcccaaattatttatataattttattatgatcataaatatattgttggtgcaaaaataatacataatatattatcatatttttaatatttctaaaacAATCATATTCATAAtagaaaacacaatttaaaatctttttttcttcttcataaatctaaaaaaaaaaacacatttacaatgcattttcaatgatccatttaatatttattataaatatatttttggtgCAAACCGTGCAAGTGCAACATATTCAGAGTGTCTGGTCATTTGTGGTGGCGGGATGTTCAGTAATCAGGGTGAAGTCTGTACCTGTAGCCGCACTTTTGCGGTGTCCAGAGGGAAGGTGACTAAATCAGCGATGCAGGCGGCTGTTCCTGCGCTGAGAACCTTCACACCCAGAGGAGGAGGAACATCTGACGGCTTCAGACCCACCATACTGAcagctgaaaacacacacacggtcACTGCATTACCACGCTTGTTATTATAAAACGCATTCATTTGGACACACCAACTCATTCTTTATTATGACTATTCTACATATTTTAGAATAATAGtcatgaaaaacacaaacaaaaggaTGAGAATCACACAGAGACCCAAACACTTGTCACAAATGCAAACTCTCAAATATCTGAGGTCTTCTGGACATTCATCAGCCAACTGCATGAGGAGCAGGGGATGCTTTGGAATGACTGAAAGCATTTGCACTATGCTGCACACAAATGCATACAGCAGACACTATTTTTCttccattaaaaatgttttataagaacttcatactgtatgtatagGCACAGTTTATAATGGTCTGCAACACAAATTTCAAGCATGTCAGCAGAAGCCttttgatcaaaagtgtttaaaaccatccaaaatataaaatcaaagcTTTTGACTCCTGGTGTAAATATTTACAACATATGCAAATGTTCTCAAAGTAAggatcaaaatataaaaaataaattaaataaaaatgtactgtacatgattttaaatgatatttgcATGATAATATCACATATGTATTCAGAATttgacacatttaaaaacatcaaacgtaattttaaaaataatcttttatacaatatttaatttaaaattgtatttgaaaaaaaaaatcatattacttttttttttttttttttttacataatatagtACTATTATTAATTCTCAATGACACACAAACATGGTGAACTGACCTGTGATTGGGTTCCTCTGTCTGATGGAGTGACAGGATGACGACTGGAGCTCTGGAGGGACGAGGACACATTCTGTCTTTCTTTATATATGGTTATCCAAGAGAGGCTTTTCCTCCTGCGCTCAGGGAGGTGTTTCTCTGAGAAAGATTACTGGCCGACACAAAGTCCACCCTCCAGCACAGAGTCCAGTCCCAAACATCCCAGATAAACAAGCGTTGGGTAACAAGTGAACACAAAGCCGAACCATTTCAAGATGCTGCTGTCATTAACAGGCACATTAACATGCGCAGCATCAATAAATGACTCATGCATGCTTAACAATCACCCACCAATGAGTCTGTGTGCACAAACATTCATCTTTAAGCAATATATTGAAGTACCAACATATGTGCTACTTCAATATATACTTTAGGGAACACAGATTTACTATTTACtaagagttttccctcaatCAACTCATTATTTGCTGCTTTAAGGTATTTGTTGCAGTAGTTATGTTTAGGGTTAAGGGCTCTAGCATACAGTCATGgaaaataaggcattaatatgtgctttataaatactaataagcagcaaatatgctagtaacatgcatgCTGTGAATTCATCTGTTCATTGCAAAGCTGACTGTAGATGTTTCTAATATACAGTAGCTACTGAAACTGCAGATGCATTGAAAGAGCTCGACAAAGCTGTCGGCCAATAGCAGAGTTCTGCTAGAACAGTTCTGCAGGCTCTGAGAGATGATTGGCCTCATGGCAGGGTGGGAAACAGTCAAATATGAGCCAAATAACAAAGCTCTGAGAATGTATGTGAGTTTCTGTTTAACAGAGagaggaaaacacacacacacacacacacatgggaGTTCAGCTGAATCATGAAGCATCAATCACCGCACGCCTTCAAATGCAACACAACCTCTACGATCCTCAACAAACAGGTGAAACAAAACGCTCACATTAAACTAATGTCTTTAAAAGTCAAGGACCTTACGGGATCCTCAAATATGGTTATAAATTAAACCATTAATATCATTAAAGAACCATTAAAGTTGAAATATGTCATTTCTCCACCAGTGAATTGCCAAAAAACTATAAATTCtacatttaaattgttgttACACGTTACAGTTATTATCTTTTATTACAAtgataatactaaaaaaaattttcagACAGATATGGTTCTTAATTGAACCATTAATATAAAAGAACCACTAAATTTCCATTCAATGTAAGTGTAAAAACgctaaatttatatttatattaaacttaaacataataaaataaaaaatataaaagaaatagtaataataataataataataatgtcattatatgttattactgtaaaaatgaGGATGGTGATGATAATAATTTAGACAGATATGGTTCTAAATTGAACCGTTAATATCATCAAAGAAgtgtttaatttgaataaagttGCACCATGTGATTTCTCCACTGCTGAATCACCAAGTGGAACTGCAGAAATACACTTTGTTTTTAAACAAGTTTCCCGAACACTCCCCCGTCTGCCACTGGTCAACAAACAGATAGCCCCGCCCCCCAAATCATCCCATTGGTTGAGCTAGTGTTGCTGTGTCAGGATGctcaaacgttttttttttagcaactAATTAAACATAAACTCTTTCAAAGAGCTATCTCTCTTAGATAATGGACtgattatgtaattttttaaagcaGATAAGtatttttatgacaaaaacAAGGAAGACCTCAATTAGAATGGTAGCGTTAGACTTTAACCCacatttaaaaccataaaaaaacatCATGCTGAACTGATTAATATCACGCAAAACATTTTACTACATAAAACTACTGTCATGACATGAGATTATTCTGTCAATATTGAGTCACACTCATGAATCAGCAGATCAATGAACTGCCTGATTTCCTGAAAAAAGGGTCAGACTCAGTTCACTGAAATGAATGAAggatggaaggaaggaaggaaggaaggagggGAATGTTCTAGCTGAGCGTGATTCATCTGCCTTTGTAATTTTACCATGTTAAAAATCACTGTATAACCTcaacactgaagacttgagCTTCACTCTGTGTCTGATCTCTCTGAGAATGTGACTGTGAAGCGGTCTAATGTTCATCGGGGTGTGAGGAGTGCGGCTGAAGTTCATGGAGGACTGATAACAGAACTGAACTGTACAGGTTTATGCAACAGACTCCAGCAGCAGCTGGAACATTATCATCTGCTGACTGTCCTACAGCCGGAACACAAGGGGAAATCAAGACAGATATGCCAATGACAGCAAAGACTTGCTTTACATTGAATTCTGACTGGATTTTCCAATCTTGAAGGCCttgtcaataataataataataataataccaccACTGGGGATTGTTACCACCTCATGTTATACACATACAATGAATCGCATACTTGCAATGCATTGGCCAGATGCAAACTTTGGTAGGACATTACAtgcaaaaaaagtataaataaataaatatgaatatttaaattaaatttaatatgtaatatttaaattaaatgcattcattctaataacaaataacaatattactgtaataataataataataataataaaacaaataataataataataataatacctaataatatattttgcattGCAAAAATTCCAAATGTCctatgaaataaaagtttaataagaataaaaaagtacataatcctgaataatgaataaaaagtacataatcatgaataatgtaaataataataatataaataatgtaaataataataaaatctcaaatcaaataaataagctaataaaaataaaggtaaataaataaataataaataaaaactaaataataaaagtaaatattaaacgattaagcaaataataaaatgtaaataataaatataatgcaaataataattttaataataataataattagtatttaCTAATGCGgccaaacgattaatcgcgattaatcacatccaaaataaatgttttcctttatataatatataagtgtgtactgtgtatatttattatgtctatatatatatatatatatatatatatatatataaatacacacacatgtatgtatatattgtgtttatatattaaatatatttatatatataatataaaat
The genomic region above belongs to Onychostoma macrolepis isolate SWU-2019 chromosome 01, ASM1243209v1, whole genome shotgun sequence and contains:
- the ucp1 gene encoding mitochondrial brown fat uncoupling protein 1; amino-acid sequence: MVGLKPSDVPPPLGVKVLSAGTAACIADLVTFPLDTAKVRLQIQGEKAVTGAAKGIRYRGVFGTISTMVRTEGPRSLYNGLVAGLQRQMAFASIRIGLYDNVKSFYMRGKDNPNVGIRILAGCTTGAMAVSVAQPTDVVKVRFQAQMNLQGVGRRYNGTMQAYRQIFQHEGLRGLWKGTLPNITRNALVNCTELVSYDLIKEAILKHKLLSDNLPCHFVSAFGAGFITTVIASPVDVVKTRYMNSPPGQYRSSLNCAWTMMTKEGPTAFYKGFVPSFLRLGSWNVVMFVSFEQLKRAMMMSRSRIEAT